One Curtobacterium sp. BH-2-1-1 genomic region harbors:
- the lnt gene encoding apolipoprotein N-acyltransferase: MRPPAGRRSDFAALPLAQAFPLAVIGGVLFALAFPSPGWWFLAYPALACMMLAAMGQRARRAAWLGYVSGAAFWIPAISWAGRYLGPVPWFALALFEAAFFALGSVAIALAYRWVARVVPSTAGRVWGLPAVVAALWTGREWFSGSWPYGGFAWGRVGLSQSQGPFTHLAAYVGVLGVTFVVVYCVAVVVSLALVVPRGPGRAAGAPVRVAMAGLLVAAVLAVPAWPTATDGTIRIESVQGDGPAGYFDRAAPGAVLSAQVAATDVEAKGVDLVVWPEGSAEFDPRQQPVIASALDQVVDSVGAPIVAGAITQTSSGVLHNTSFVWTKDGWQSSYDKKRPVPFGEYVPDRWFFSKLAPSLIGLLQRDYTPGTKPNVLSVAGVRAGIAICFDIVDDGLATDMARGGAQVILAQTNNADFDGTDENLQQLEIARMRAIETGRSLVNISTVGASQVIDPTGRTIDRVPAYTATSMITDVPLGTTTTPATLASGSIALLLSLGGLLTLLACAPWGRRGTARRA, translated from the coding sequence GTGCGCCCTCCGGCGGGCCGCCGGTCCGACTTCGCCGCCCTGCCGCTCGCGCAGGCCTTCCCGCTCGCCGTCATCGGGGGCGTGCTGTTCGCACTCGCCTTCCCGTCGCCGGGCTGGTGGTTCCTCGCCTACCCGGCACTCGCGTGCATGATGCTCGCCGCGATGGGCCAGCGTGCCCGGCGCGCCGCCTGGCTCGGGTACGTCTCCGGCGCGGCCTTCTGGATCCCCGCGATCTCGTGGGCCGGCCGCTACCTCGGCCCGGTCCCGTGGTTCGCGCTCGCGCTGTTCGAAGCCGCGTTCTTCGCCCTCGGCAGCGTCGCGATCGCCCTCGCGTACCGCTGGGTGGCGCGTGTCGTGCCGTCCACCGCCGGACGCGTGTGGGGCCTCCCGGCCGTCGTCGCCGCGCTCTGGACCGGACGCGAGTGGTTCTCGGGGAGCTGGCCCTACGGCGGCTTCGCGTGGGGGCGGGTCGGTCTCTCGCAGTCGCAAGGCCCGTTCACGCACCTGGCTGCCTACGTGGGTGTGCTCGGGGTGACGTTCGTCGTCGTGTACTGCGTCGCGGTCGTCGTGTCGCTCGCCCTGGTCGTGCCCCGCGGTCCCGGCCGGGCAGCCGGGGCGCCCGTCCGCGTGGCGATGGCGGGACTGCTCGTCGCCGCCGTGCTCGCCGTGCCCGCGTGGCCGACCGCCACCGACGGCACGATCCGGATCGAGTCGGTGCAGGGCGACGGCCCCGCCGGGTACTTCGACCGGGCGGCGCCGGGTGCGGTGCTGAGCGCGCAGGTCGCGGCGACCGACGTCGAGGCGAAGGGGGTCGACCTCGTGGTCTGGCCCGAGGGCTCCGCCGAGTTCGATCCGCGCCAGCAGCCGGTGATCGCGTCGGCCCTCGACCAGGTCGTCGACTCCGTCGGGGCGCCGATCGTCGCCGGCGCCATCACGCAGACGTCCTCGGGGGTCCTGCACAACACCTCGTTCGTGTGGACGAAGGACGGCTGGCAGTCGTCCTACGACAAGAAGCGCCCGGTGCCCTTCGGCGAGTACGTCCCGGACCGCTGGTTCTTCTCGAAGCTCGCGCCGTCGCTCATCGGGCTGCTGCAGCGCGACTACACCCCGGGGACGAAGCCGAACGTGCTGTCGGTCGCCGGCGTCCGGGCGGGCATCGCGATCTGCTTCGACATCGTCGACGACGGACTCGCCACCGACATGGCGCGCGGGGGAGCGCAGGTCATCCTGGCGCAGACGAACAACGCTGACTTCGACGGCACCGACGAGAACCTGCAGCAGCTCGAGATCGCTCGGATGCGGGCGATCGAGACCGGTCGGTCGCTCGTGAACATCTCCACCGTCGGGGCGTCGCAGGTCATCGACCCGACCGGACGGACGATCGACCGGGTGCCGGCGTACACCGCGACCTCGATGATCACGGACGTGCCGCTCGGGACGACCACCACCCCGGCGACCCTCGCGTCCGGATCGATCGCGCTCCTGCTCTCGCTCGGCGGGCTCCTCACGCTGCTCGCCTGCGCGCCCTGGGGCCGCCGCGGCACTGCTCGCCGCGCCTGA
- a CDS encoding excinuclease ABC subunit UvrA, whose amino-acid sequence MEPSAEHAADTHDRIRVRGARENNLRDVDVELPKRRLTVFTGVSGSGKSSLVFATIAAESQRMINETYSAFLQGFMPSLARPDVDVLDGLTTAIVVDQERIGADPRSTVGTVTDANAMLRVLFSRLGTPHIGGPNAFSFNLATVTAGGAITVQKGKDAKAEKVSFSRLGGMCADCEGRGTVTDIDLTQLFDDTKSLSDGAITIPGYGTDGWNVRMFAESGYFDKDTPIRDFTDAERQDFLYREPTKQKIAGINMTYEGLVPRVRRSFLQKDREAMQPHIRAFVDRAVTFTTCPACGGTRLNDVARSSTIAGKSIADVCAMQITDLAAWLRGIDEPTVGPLLDGLRDAVDSFVEIGLGYLSLDRPTGTLSGGEGQRVKMVKHLGSSLSDVTYVFDEPSTGLHPHDIERMNGLLLRLRDKGNTVLVVEHKPEVIAIADHVVDLGPGAGTNGGALCYEGPVDGLRTSDTVTGRHLDDRVSVKDVVRERTGVLEIRGADAHNLQGVDVDVPTGVLTVVTGVAGSGKSTLIHGSLSPRDGVVAIDQGAIRGSRRSNPATYTGLLEPIRKAFAKANGVKPALFSANSEGACPACNGAGVIYTDLGMMAGIATPCAECGGKRFDQSVLEYRLGGKDISEVLAMPVADAAAFFATGESRIPAAHAILARLVDVGLGYLTIGQPLTTLSGGERQRLKLATHLGDPGGVIVLDEPTTGLHLADVQQLLGLLDGMVEAGRTVVVIEHHQAVMAHADWLIDLGPGAGHDGGRVVFEGTPAELVAARSTITGEHLAAYVGA is encoded by the coding sequence ATGGAACCGAGTGCCGAGCACGCCGCTGACACCCACGACCGCATCCGGGTGCGTGGTGCACGTGAGAACAACCTGCGCGACGTCGACGTCGAGCTCCCGAAGCGTCGCCTGACCGTCTTCACCGGCGTGTCGGGGTCGGGCAAGAGCTCATTGGTCTTCGCGACCATCGCGGCGGAGTCGCAGCGCATGATCAACGAGACGTACAGCGCGTTCCTGCAGGGGTTCATGCCGTCGCTCGCACGCCCCGACGTCGACGTGCTCGACGGCCTCACCACGGCGATCGTCGTCGACCAGGAACGCATCGGCGCCGATCCCCGCTCGACCGTGGGCACCGTGACGGACGCCAACGCCATGCTCCGCGTGCTGTTCAGCCGCCTCGGGACGCCCCACATCGGTGGCCCGAACGCGTTCTCCTTCAACCTCGCGACGGTCACGGCCGGTGGTGCCATCACCGTGCAGAAGGGCAAGGACGCCAAGGCGGAGAAGGTCTCGTTCTCACGGCTCGGCGGCATGTGCGCCGACTGCGAAGGCCGCGGCACGGTCACCGACATCGACCTCACGCAGCTGTTCGACGACACGAAGTCCCTGTCGGACGGGGCGATCACGATCCCCGGGTACGGCACGGACGGCTGGAACGTCCGGATGTTCGCCGAGTCCGGGTACTTCGACAAGGACACGCCGATCCGTGACTTCACGGACGCCGAACGCCAGGACTTCCTGTACCGCGAACCGACGAAGCAGAAGATCGCCGGCATCAACATGACGTACGAGGGGCTCGTCCCGCGCGTGCGGCGCTCGTTCTTGCAGAAGGACCGCGAAGCGATGCAGCCCCACATCCGGGCCTTCGTCGACCGCGCGGTCACCTTCACCACCTGTCCGGCCTGCGGTGGCACCCGGCTGAACGACGTCGCACGGTCGTCGACGATCGCCGGCAAGAGCATCGCGGACGTCTGCGCGATGCAGATCACCGACCTCGCCGCCTGGCTGCGGGGGATCGACGAACCGACCGTCGGGCCGCTGCTCGACGGCCTGCGGGACGCGGTCGACTCCTTCGTCGAGATCGGCCTCGGGTACCTCTCGCTCGACCGCCCCACGGGGACCCTGTCCGGGGGAGAGGGGCAGCGCGTCAAGATGGTGAAGCACCTCGGGTCGTCCTTGAGCGACGTCACCTACGTCTTCGACGAACCGAGCACCGGGTTGCACCCCCACGACATCGAGCGGATGAACGGGCTCCTGCTCCGCCTCCGCGACAAGGGCAACACGGTGCTCGTCGTCGAGCACAAGCCCGAGGTCATCGCGATCGCGGACCACGTCGTCGACCTCGGGCCGGGTGCGGGGACGAACGGCGGGGCGCTCTGCTACGAGGGGCCGGTCGACGGGCTCCGCACGAGCGACACGGTCACCGGTCGCCACCTCGACGACCGGGTGTCGGTGAAGGACGTCGTGCGCGAACGCACCGGCGTCCTCGAGATCCGGGGTGCGGACGCGCACAACCTGCAGGGTGTGGACGTCGACGTGCCGACCGGGGTGCTCACGGTCGTGACGGGTGTCGCCGGCTCCGGCAAGAGCACGCTCATCCACGGGTCGCTGTCACCGCGTGACGGTGTCGTCGCGATCGACCAGGGCGCGATCCGCGGCTCCCGGCGGAGCAACCCGGCGACGTACACGGGGCTGCTGGAGCCGATCCGCAAGGCCTTCGCGAAGGCCAACGGTGTGAAGCCCGCCCTGTTCAGCGCCAACTCCGAGGGTGCGTGCCCGGCGTGCAACGGCGCGGGGGTCATCTACACGGACCTCGGCATGATGGCCGGCATCGCGACCCCGTGCGCAGAGTGCGGCGGGAAGCGATTCGACCAGTCGGTGCTCGAGTACCGGCTCGGGGGGAAGGACATCAGTGAGGTCCTCGCGATGCCCGTGGCCGACGCCGCGGCGTTCTTCGCGACGGGGGAGTCGAGGATCCCCGCGGCGCACGCGATCCTCGCCCGGCTCGTCGACGTCGGACTCGGGTACCTGACGATCGGGCAGCCGCTGACGACCCTGTCCGGCGGCGAGCGGCAGCGGCTCAAGCTCGCGACGCACCTCGGCGACCCCGGCGGGGTGATCGTCCTCGACGAGCCGACGACCGGGCTGCACCTGGCGGACGTCCAACAGCTGCTCGGGCTGCTGGACGGCATGGTCGAGGCCGGGCGCACGGTCGTCGTGATCGAGCACCACCAGGCCGTGATGGCACATGCCGACTGGCTCATCGACCTCGGGCCCGGCGCCGGCCACGACGGCGGCCGCGTCGTGTTCGAGGGCACGCCGGCCGAGCTCGTCGCCGCTCGGTCGACGATCACGGGGGAGCACCTGGCGGCCTACGTCGGAGCCTGA
- a CDS encoding SDR family oxidoreductase — translation MSNPLAPGSLADKRALVTGSSRGIGADTVGYLAEAGAKVVVNYRNKAKRAEQIAEKIVAAGGSALAVGADLTDHDSVQAMVDTVVQEWGGVDLLVLNASGGMESGLGEDYALRLNRDAQVDMLQTAVPHMPAGSRVVFVTSHQAHFVESAETMDEYVPVAKSKRAGELALRELVPQLDAAGIEFVVVSGDMIEGTITATLLNRLNPGAIEGRRAEVGKLYSVSEFAAEIAAAAIEPIPADHTKLVGDVSGFVG, via the coding sequence GTGAGCAACCCCCTCGCCCCCGGATCCCTCGCCGACAAGCGCGCCCTCGTCACGGGTTCGTCCCGCGGCATCGGCGCCGACACCGTCGGGTACCTGGCCGAGGCCGGCGCCAAGGTCGTCGTGAACTACCGCAACAAGGCCAAGCGTGCCGAGCAGATCGCCGAGAAGATCGTCGCCGCGGGCGGGTCGGCACTCGCCGTCGGTGCGGACCTGACCGACCACGACTCCGTCCAGGCGATGGTCGACACCGTCGTGCAGGAGTGGGGCGGCGTCGACCTGCTCGTGCTCAACGCCTCCGGTGGCATGGAGTCCGGCCTGGGCGAGGACTACGCGCTGCGCCTGAACCGCGACGCGCAGGTGGACATGCTGCAGACCGCTGTGCCGCACATGCCCGCCGGATCGCGCGTCGTGTTCGTCACGAGCCACCAGGCCCACTTCGTCGAGAGCGCCGAGACGATGGACGAGTACGTCCCGGTCGCCAAGAGCAAGCGGGCCGGCGAGCTCGCCCTCCGCGAACTCGTCCCGCAGCTCGACGCGGCGGGCATCGAGTTCGTCGTCGTCTCCGGCGACATGATCGAGGGCACGATCACCGCCACGCTCCTCAACCGCCTCAACCCGGGCGCGATCGAGGGCCGCCGTGCCGAGGTCGGCAAGCTCTACAGCGTCTCCGAGTTCGCCGCCGAGATCGCCGCGGCCGCGATCGAGCCGATCCCCGCCGACCACACCAAGCTCGTCGGCGACGTCAGCGGCTTCGTCGGCTAA
- a CDS encoding NUDIX hydrolase: MTAKPGLRRTSRIILLDPDGRVFLMDTNSPSSDGAHRWITPGGGVDPGEDHRDAAIRELREETGIVIDDPGEPVWSWDFSVEWDLADHDRGHAEFYVVRTPGFTLSDAEWTDDERVDILRSRWWTADELDATDEPFEPAELPGLVRTHAPS; the protein is encoded by the coding sequence GTGACTGCGAAGCCCGGCCTGCGCCGCACCTCCCGGATCATCCTGCTCGACCCCGACGGTCGGGTGTTCCTGATGGACACCAACTCCCCGTCGTCGGACGGAGCGCACCGCTGGATCACGCCCGGCGGCGGTGTCGACCCCGGCGAGGACCACCGCGACGCCGCGATCCGCGAGCTGCGCGAGGAGACCGGCATCGTCATCGACGACCCGGGGGAGCCGGTGTGGTCGTGGGACTTCAGCGTCGAGTGGGACCTGGCCGACCACGACCGCGGCCACGCGGAGTTCTACGTCGTCCGGACGCCCGGCTTCACGCTGTCGGACGCCGAGTGGACCGACGACGAGCGCGTGGACATCCTGCGGTCCCGCTGGTGGACGGCCGACGAGCTCGACGCCACCGACGAGCCCTTCGAGCCCGCCGAGCTCCCGGGCCTCGTCCGCACCCACGCGCCGTCCTGA
- a CDS encoding RNA helicase, with amino-acid sequence MSTTEPSAAERFRAAKVRNRSRNLELFRADLRFDLDPFQFAACDALDQGRSVLVAAPTGAGKTIVAEFAIWLAMRQPTAKVFYTTPMKALSNQKYAELVDVYGESEVGLLTGDTNVNPRARVVVMTTEVLRNMIYADSDLLDDLAWVVLDEVHYLADRFRGAVWEAVILHLPTEVRLVSLSATVSNAEEFGDWLQTVRGDTDVIVSEDRPVPLEQHVLVGSKMVDLFDSSGAAATNRVNPELLRLVGGASRSERHGGGHRGGRGRGGYHDRRGPRTEKLHRERIAHMLDERMLLPAIFFVFSRNGCDQGVRNVLRSGLSLTTAQERNEIRETAEYHCRTLLDEDLAVLGYWEWLEGLERGVAAHHAGLLPAFKEVVEDLFQRKLLKVVFATETLALGVNMPARTVVLEKLEKFNGEARVPITPGEYTQLTGRAGRRGIDVEGHSVIQWSDGLDPQGVASLASRRTYPLNSSFKPTYNMAVNLIDQFGRQRTREVLETSFAQFQADRSVVDLARKVRSQQESLDGYQQAMQCHLGDFTEYAALRRELSDLERTNVPGGREASHGARAERQAAITDVRRRMQRHPCHACPDREAHARWSERWYKLKRANDKLLQQIRSRTGAVATTFDRVTNVLLQLGYLVDTGNGEATVAAGGRRLQRIYGERDLLVAECLEAGVWKDLTPAQLAAMAATIVYQPRREDAPGTEHALPRGAFRPALDETLTIWSRLDDIERDARLAGSQPPTPAAAVGMFRWASGSALDDVLRTLDLPAGDFVRWSKQVIDLLDQIRNAGDDDLAQTARRATDAVRRGIVAYAAV; translated from the coding sequence GTGAGCACGACCGAGCCGAGCGCTGCCGAACGGTTCCGGGCGGCGAAGGTCCGGAACCGTTCCCGCAACCTCGAACTCTTCCGCGCCGACCTGCGGTTCGACCTCGACCCGTTCCAGTTCGCCGCCTGCGACGCGCTCGACCAGGGGCGCAGCGTCCTCGTGGCCGCGCCGACCGGGGCCGGCAAGACGATCGTGGCCGAGTTCGCGATCTGGTTGGCGATGCGGCAGCCGACGGCGAAGGTGTTCTACACGACGCCGATGAAGGCCCTGAGCAACCAGAAGTACGCCGAGCTCGTCGACGTCTACGGCGAGTCCGAGGTCGGGCTGCTGACCGGCGACACGAACGTGAACCCGCGGGCCCGCGTCGTCGTGATGACGACCGAGGTCCTGCGCAACATGATCTACGCGGACTCCGACCTGCTCGACGACCTCGCGTGGGTCGTCCTCGACGAGGTCCACTACCTCGCCGACCGGTTCCGCGGTGCCGTCTGGGAAGCGGTGATCCTGCACCTCCCGACCGAGGTCCGGCTCGTCTCCCTCAGCGCCACGGTCTCCAACGCGGAAGAGTTCGGCGACTGGCTGCAGACCGTCCGCGGCGACACCGACGTCATCGTCTCCGAGGACCGCCCCGTGCCGCTCGAGCAGCACGTGCTCGTCGGCTCGAAGATGGTCGACCTGTTCGACTCCAGCGGTGCCGCGGCGACGAACCGCGTCAACCCGGAGCTGCTCCGGCTCGTCGGCGGTGCCTCGCGCAGCGAACGGCACGGCGGCGGACACCGCGGCGGCCGGGGGCGCGGGGGCTACCACGACCGTCGTGGTCCGCGCACCGAGAAGCTGCACCGCGAGCGCATCGCCCACATGCTCGACGAGCGGATGCTCCTGCCCGCGATCTTCTTCGTGTTCAGCCGGAACGGGTGCGACCAGGGGGTCCGGAACGTGCTCCGGTCGGGGCTGTCGCTGACGACGGCGCAGGAGCGCAACGAGATCCGCGAGACGGCGGAGTACCACTGCCGCACCCTCCTCGACGAGGACCTCGCCGTGCTCGGCTACTGGGAGTGGCTCGAGGGCCTCGAACGCGGCGTCGCGGCGCACCACGCGGGGCTCCTGCCGGCCTTCAAGGAGGTGGTGGAGGACCTCTTCCAGCGCAAGCTCCTCAAGGTCGTGTTCGCGACGGAGACCCTGGCGCTCGGCGTGAACATGCCGGCCCGCACGGTCGTCCTCGAGAAGCTCGAGAAGTTCAACGGCGAGGCCCGCGTCCCGATCACGCCGGGGGAGTACACCCAGCTCACCGGTCGCGCCGGGCGTCGTGGCATCGACGTCGAGGGGCACTCGGTCATCCAGTGGTCGGACGGCCTCGACCCCCAGGGTGTCGCGTCGCTCGCGAGCCGCCGCACCTACCCGCTGAACTCGTCGTTCAAGCCGACCTACAACATGGCCGTGAACCTCATCGACCAGTTCGGTCGGCAGCGCACGCGCGAGGTCCTCGAGACGTCGTTCGCGCAGTTCCAGGCCGACCGTTCGGTCGTCGACCTCGCGCGGAAGGTCCGGTCGCAGCAGGAGTCCCTCGATGGCTACCAGCAGGCGATGCAGTGCCACCTCGGCGACTTCACCGAGTACGCGGCCCTGCGCCGTGAACTCTCCGACCTCGAGCGGACGAACGTCCCCGGCGGGCGCGAGGCCTCGCACGGCGCCCGGGCCGAACGGCAGGCCGCCATCACGGACGTCCGACGGCGCATGCAGCGGCACCCCTGCCACGCGTGCCCTGATCGAGAGGCCCACGCGCGCTGGTCCGAGCGCTGGTACAAGCTCAAGCGCGCCAACGACAAGCTCCTGCAGCAGATCCGTTCCCGCACGGGTGCGGTCGCGACCACGTTCGACCGGGTCACGAACGTGCTCCTGCAGCTCGGCTACCTGGTCGACACCGGCAACGGCGAGGCCACGGTCGCCGCCGGCGGGCGTCGGCTGCAGCGGATCTACGGTGAGCGCGACCTGCTCGTCGCCGAGTGCCTCGAGGCGGGCGTCTGGAAGGACCTCACCCCGGCGCAGCTCGCCGCGATGGCCGCCACGATCGTCTACCAGCCCCGCCGAGAAGACGCGCCCGGCACCGAGCACGCTCTGCCCCGCGGGGCGTTCCGTCCGGCACTCGACGAGACCCTCACCATCTGGTCCCGACTCGACGACATCGAGCGCGACGCCCGCCTCGCCGGGTCGCAGCCGCCGACCCCGGCCGCCGCGGTCGGCATGTTCCGCTGGGCGTCCGGCTCCGCGCTCGACGACGTGCTGCGCACGCTCGACCTGCCGGCCGGTGACTTCGTGCGCTGGTCGAAGCAGGTCATCGACCTGCTCGACCAGATCCGGAACGCCGGCGACGACGACCTCGCCCAGACCGCACGGCGGGCGACGGACGCGGTGCGCCGCGGCATCGTCGCCTACGCGGCGGTCTGA
- a CDS encoding NfeD family protein, producing the protein MNGIDWIQTVIWIGLVLLLGVVEIFTLDFIFIMLAAGAAGGLVAALLGAPWWLSAIIAAGVALLLLSVVRPRLLTALGRNADPHRTNVEGLIGLPGTVAVAFTASAPGQVRLANGETWSARISADATDRTPPLGTPVVVESIEGSTAVVRLGERATS; encoded by the coding sequence GTGAACGGGATCGATTGGATCCAGACCGTCATCTGGATCGGACTGGTGCTCCTGCTGGGTGTGGTCGAGATATTCACGCTCGACTTCATCTTCATCATGCTCGCGGCCGGTGCTGCCGGCGGGCTGGTCGCCGCACTCCTCGGCGCACCGTGGTGGCTGTCGGCCATCATCGCCGCGGGCGTCGCCCTGCTGTTGCTGTCGGTCGTCCGGCCGCGGCTCCTGACGGCACTCGGTCGGAACGCCGACCCGCACCGCACCAACGTCGAGGGACTCATCGGGCTGCCGGGCACGGTCGCCGTCGCCTTCACCGCGTCCGCCCCCGGCCAGGTCCGCCTGGCCAACGGCGAGACCTGGAGCGCCCGCATCTCCGCCGACGCCACAGACCGAACACCGCCGCTCGGGACCCCCGTGGTCGTCGAGTCCATCGAGGGGTCGACGGCTGTCGTCCGCCTCGGAGAAAGGGCCACCTCGTGA
- a CDS encoding ATP-grasp domain-containing protein, which produces MPDRHDSHTPTAPTRIAVVGGGANDEHEVSLASAAAVTRAVRALGFDAVPLTIDRTGGWRHTNGTALSPADAVAVLTSCRAAFPVLHGVHGEDGAVAGFLTMIGVPVVGSPVRAGALGMDKWVTKTVAEAVGVRTAPGVLIRAGDEIGPVPLRPPFVVKPTTGGSSNGVTVVRTPDAYAAAVAHARAAGADVLTEAFVTGREVDIAVFRDDTGTLRTGATLEIGVADGDVFGRAEKYDGTARFTVPAALTASDEAAIDHAARTLYDTLGCAGVARFDFFLTDDGVVLNEVNTAPGFTEQSQVPRMFAAVGLDYVELVRALVQAAERAV; this is translated from the coding sequence TTGCCTGATCGCCACGACTCCCACACCCCCACGGCCCCGACGCGGATCGCGGTCGTCGGTGGCGGCGCGAACGACGAGCACGAGGTCTCGCTCGCATCCGCGGCCGCGGTCACGCGAGCCGTCCGGGCCCTCGGCTTCGACGCGGTCCCCCTGACGATCGACCGGACGGGCGGATGGCGGCACACAAACGGTACCGCGCTGTCCCCCGCGGACGCCGTCGCCGTGCTGACGTCGTGCCGCGCGGCGTTCCCGGTGCTCCACGGTGTCCACGGTGAGGACGGCGCGGTCGCCGGCTTCCTCACGATGATCGGCGTGCCGGTGGTCGGTTCCCCCGTCCGCGCCGGCGCACTCGGCATGGACAAGTGGGTCACGAAGACCGTGGCCGAAGCCGTCGGCGTCCGCACGGCGCCGGGTGTGCTGATCCGCGCTGGAGACGAGATCGGCCCCGTGCCCCTGCGGCCGCCCTTCGTCGTGAAGCCGACGACCGGTGGGTCGAGCAACGGCGTGACGGTGGTCCGGACGCCCGACGCGTACGCGGCTGCCGTGGCACATGCCCGCGCTGCAGGCGCCGACGTGCTCACCGAGGCGTTCGTCACCGGGCGCGAGGTCGACATCGCCGTGTTCCGCGACGACACCGGGACGCTCCGCACCGGCGCGACGCTGGAGATCGGCGTCGCCGACGGAGACGTGTTCGGGCGCGCCGAGAAGTACGACGGGACCGCACGGTTCACGGTGCCGGCGGCACTGACTGCCTCCGACGAGGCAGCGATCGACCACGCAGCCCGGACCCTCTACGACACGCTCGGGTGCGCGGGTGTCGCGCGGTTCGACTTCTTCCTCACCGACGACGGCGTCGTGCTGAACGAGGTGAACACCGCGCCGGGGTTCACCGAGCAGTCGCAGGTGCCCCGGATGTTCGCGGCGGTCGGCTTGGACTACGTCGAGCTCGTGCGTGCCCTGGTGCAGGCGGCGGAACGGGCCGTCTGA
- a CDS encoding RNA polymerase-binding protein RbpA, producing the protein MADRSLRGMRLGSQSLQSEEGVELSDRKRAVYQTESGETFDIVFSADADVPQTWSEPRSGREGRLLGDDGIPVEVAEEDVKAPRTHWDMLLERRSREELEELLQERLQFLRARRGA; encoded by the coding sequence ATGGCTGATCGGAGTCTCCGCGGCATGCGGCTCGGGAGTCAGAGTCTCCAGAGCGAAGAGGGCGTCGAGCTCTCGGACCGCAAGCGTGCGGTCTACCAGACAGAATCGGGGGAGACGTTCGACATCGTCTTCTCGGCGGATGCAGACGTCCCCCAGACGTGGTCGGAGCCCCGCTCCGGTCGCGAAGGACGACTCCTCGGTGACGACGGCATCCCCGTCGAGGTCGCCGAAGAGGACGTCAAGGCCCCCAGGACCCACTGGGACATGCTGCTCGAGCGACGCTCGCGTGAAGAGCTCGAGGAGCTCCTGCAGGAGCGACTGCAGTTCCTGCGCGCACGACGCGGCGCCTGA
- a CDS encoding SPFH domain-containing protein: MTISAGTIALLVLILVVVIFVIVVLSRAIRIVPQATAGIVERLGKYHKTLNPGLNLLVPFIDRLRPLLDMREQVVSFPPQPVITEDNLVVSIDTVVYFQVTDARAATYEIANYLGAVEQLTTTTLRNVVGGLNLEEALTSRDNINGQLRVVLDEATGKWGIRVGRVELKAIEPPVSIQDAMEQQLRAERSRRAAILQAEGTKQSQILEAEGQRQAAILAAEGDAKAQVLRAEGEAQAIATVFDAIHTGDPDDKLLSYQYLQTLPKIAEGTANKLWMIPSEFTEALSGIAKGFTAGRTGSGPIAGGGAGGDFLSRISKLANESLANSAAADAAAGSVPRPDATAADIVPESELDQRLAESNKSVDAHLAASDEAAADELRDAAKDEHHGSATDAGPDASGHRTSDGSGRR, translated from the coding sequence GTGACCATCTCAGCCGGGACGATCGCACTGCTCGTCCTCATCCTCGTCGTCGTCATCTTCGTGATCGTCGTCCTGTCCCGCGCGATCCGCATCGTGCCGCAGGCGACCGCGGGGATCGTCGAACGCCTCGGGAAGTACCACAAGACCCTCAACCCAGGGTTGAACCTTCTGGTGCCGTTCATCGACCGGCTCCGGCCGCTGCTCGACATGCGCGAGCAGGTCGTGTCCTTCCCGCCGCAGCCCGTCATCACCGAGGACAACCTGGTGGTCTCGATCGACACGGTCGTCTACTTCCAGGTCACGGACGCCCGCGCCGCCACCTACGAGATCGCCAACTACCTCGGCGCGGTCGAGCAGCTCACGACCACCACGCTCCGCAACGTCGTCGGTGGCCTCAACCTCGAAGAGGCCCTGACCAGCCGCGACAACATCAACGGCCAGCTCCGCGTCGTGCTCGACGAGGCGACCGGCAAGTGGGGCATCCGCGTCGGCCGCGTCGAGCTCAAGGCGATCGAGCCGCCCGTGTCGATCCAGGACGCCATGGAGCAGCAGCTGCGTGCCGAGCGTAGCCGTCGTGCCGCCATCCTGCAGGCCGAGGGGACGAAGCAGTCCCAGATCCTCGAGGCCGAGGGACAACGGCAGGCCGCCATCCTCGCGGCCGAGGGTGATGCGAAGGCCCAGGTCCTCCGCGCCGAGGGTGAAGCGCAGGCGATCGCCACGGTGTTCGACGCCATCCACACCGGCGACCCGGACGACAAGCTCCTGTCGTACCAGTACCTGCAGACCCTGCCGAAGATCGCCGAAGGCACCGCGAACAAGCTCTGGATGATCCCGAGCGAGTTCACCGAGGCACTGTCCGGCATCGCGAAGGGCTTCACCGCCGGGCGCACCGGCAGCGGACCGATCGCCGGCGGCGGCGCCGGCGGCGACTTCCTGTCGCGGATCTCCAAGCTCGCGAACGAGAGCTTGGCGAACAGCGCGGCCGCCGATGCCGCGGCCGGCTCGGTCCCCCGCCCCGACGCCACGGCGGCGGACATCGTCCCCGAGTCCGAGCTCGACCAGCGTCTCGCCGAGTCGAACAAGAGCGTCGACGCGCACCTCGCGGCGTCGGACGAGGCCGCGGCCGACGAGCTCCGCGACGCAGCGAAGGACGAGCACCACGGGAGCGCGACCGACGCCGGCCCCGACGCCTCCGGGCACCGCACGAGCGACGGCTCCGGCCGCCGCTGA